The Streptomyces bacillaris sequence CCGGGTCGACTCACCGCCGACGTCGACCAGGTCGGCGCCCTCGGAGACCAGGTCGAGGCCGTGCTTGACCGCGACCGTCGTGTCGAACCAGCGGCCCCCGTCGGAGAAGGAGTCGGGCGTCACGTTGACGACGCCCATGACCGCACAGCGGTCCCACCCCGGCAGCCCTCGGACCGTGCCCCGCGCGCGTGTCGTACTCATGCCACCAGCGTAGGCGCCTGTCCGGCCCGCCCGTCACGCAGCGCGTACCTCGTGCTCCTGGGCCGTACGCGGTGTGTGACCGCAGGGGCGCTGAGCGCGCGGGCGGAACGGGCGGGGCAGCGAGAAGTTGACGAACCCCTCCGCCTGCATCGCCGCGATCCCGATCCGGGGCAGGTCCCGGCTGGAGCGGAAGACCATGAAGCGCGGCTCCCAGCGCGGCCGGAACTTGGCGTTGAACTTGTACAGCGACTCGATCTGGAACCAGCGCGAGAGGAAGATCAGCAGCCCGCGCCAGCAGCGCAGCACCGGTCCCGCGCCGAGCCGCTCGCCGCGGGCCAGGGCCGAGCGGAACATCGCGAAGTTCAGCGAGACCTGCTTGACGCCGAGCTTCCCGGCGGCCTGGAGCGAGGCGACGATCAGCAGCTCGTTCATGCCGGGGTCGGCCGAGCGGTCGCGACGCATCAGCTCCAGCGACATCCCGTCGCGCCCCCAGGGGACGAAGTGGAGGACCGCCTTCAGGTCGCCGTGCGGTCCCTCCTCGGAGCCGGGGAGGTGGGCGGTGGCGATCACGCAGTCGCCGTCGGCGGGGTCGCCGATCCGGCCGAGCGCCATGGAGAAGCCGCGCTCGGTGTCGGTGCCGCGCCAGTCGGCGGCGGCCCGGCGGATGCGCTCCAGCTCGGTGGCGCCGATGTCACGTGCCCGCCGGACCCGGGTCTCGTAGCCGTTGCGTTCGATGCGCCCCACCATCTGGCGCACGTTCCGCATGGCCCGCCCGGCGAGCGAGAAATCCGCGACGTCCACCACCGCCTCGTCGCCCAGCTCCAGGGCGGTGAGCCCGGTCTCGCGGGTCCAGACCTCGCCGCCGCGCTCGCTGCACCCCATCACGGCCGGGGTCCAGGAGTGCGCCTTCGCCTCGTCCATGAACCGCTCGATCGCGCCCGGCCAGGCCTCCACGTCGCCGATCGGGTCCCCGCCGGCCAGCATCACCCCGGAGACGACCCGGTAGCAGACGGCGGCCTTGCCGCTGGGGGAGAAGACGACGGCCTTGTCGCGGCGGAGCGCGAAGTGGCCGAGCGAGTCCCGCCCGCCGTGGGTGGCCAGCAGCGCCCGCAGCCGGCTCTCGTCGTCCTCGGTGAGCCGGGCGGCCGGGTGCTCGGGCCGGAAGGCCAGGTAGATCGTCGTGACGGCGGTGAGCAGGCCGAGCGCGCCCAGGGAGTACGCCACGGTCCAGCTGGTGCGCCCCGCGTAGTCGACCGGTCCCTCCACGCCGAACAGGCCGTACAGCACGTGCTGGAGCCGGTCCGCGATGGACGGGTCACCGACGACCCGGCCGGGGTGGACGGAGACGATGACCAGGCCGAGCGCCAGCGAAGAGGCCCCGAGCAGCACGAAGTTGGCCAGCGCCCGCCAGCGGCTGCGCGGGTCGGGCAGCGCGCGGAACTGGTCGCGGTGGCGGATCAGGAGCGCGCAGAGCGTCAGGGAGACCAGCACGCCGACGATCGAGTGGCGGTACGCGAACTGCGCCACGGCCCCCGCCGGGAGCAGCACCACCGCCGCCCGCCAGGCCCGCCGCTTGTGCCGCTTCAGCCCGTGCGCGAGCAGGAGCAGCAGGATGCCCGCGCTCAGCGAGAGCGCGGCGGCGAACGGGCCGAGCGCCCCGGGGAGCACCTCGGCCAGGGAGTGCATCCGGCTGTGCCGGAAGCGCGGGAAGACCCCGGCCGCGACGTCGATCAGCCCGACGACGGTGCAGGCGGTGCCGACGACCGTCGGTACGGATTCGGGGCGGGGCCCGCGCAGCAGCCGCCGCAGACGTGGTGGAACCGACACCGATTTATCCCCATCTACCGTGACAGACATCGCTTCCCGTGGCTCCAGATGAGATTGCAGAGATTCTTCGGTCCGTCGGCGTGGCCCTACGGACGATGTGCGCCCTGTAGGACGGGCGTTGGGTGGCGAGGGTTCATCCACATTCCGGAAATTTCCTGCTCACCGGTGCGGAGAGTGCCCGCCGGGGGCCTCGACGAGAACGTGGAGAGAAGCTCACTCATGGGTCTCACCAGCAAGGTAGTTCTGGCGGTCGCGATCGCCTCGGCCGTGGCGTTGTTCGCCGCCACGGTCTGGTTCTGGCCACGCCTGGCCCGGCGGAGCGCCGCCGCCGTGACGGGCCGGGTGGGGCTGCTGCTGGCGACCCAGCTGACGCTGTTCGCCGCGGTCGGCCTGGCCGCCAACAACGCGTTCCTCTTCTACGGTTCCTGGGCCGACCTCTTCGGCCAGGAGCAGGAGCTGGGCGTGGTCACCGACCACCGGGACGGGGCGGCCGGCTCGCGCCACATGACGCGGATCGGCACGCAGAAGCCGGACGTCCCCGGCGGCGGGGTGCCGTCGGCGGGCGGGCGGATCGACAAGGTGGTGGTCTCGGGGCGGCAGTCGGGCATCGAGTCACCGGCGTACGTCTACCTGCCCCCGGAGTACTTCCAGCGCGCGTACGCCGACCGGACGTTCCCGGCGGTCGTGGTGCTGACCGGCTACCCGGGGACGGCGGAGAACCTCTTCAAGGGCCTGCGCTACCCCCGTACGGCGCACGAGCGGGTGAAGGCGGGCAAGGCGCAGCCGATGATCCTGGTGATGCTGCGGCCGACGGTGGCCCCGCCCCGGGACACCGAGTGCGTGGACATCCCGAAGGGGCCGCAGACGGAGACGTTCTTCGCGAAGGACCTCCCGGAGGCGGTCTCGCAGACGTACCGGGTCGGGAAGCAGGCCCGTAACTGGGGGATCATCGGCAACTCGACCGGCGGCTACTGCGCGCTGAAGATCGGCCTGCACCACCCGGACCGGTACGCGGCGAGCGCCGGGCTGTCGGCGTACTACAAGGCGGCCGAGGACCCGACGACCGGCGACCTGTTCCACGGGAACCAGGCGCTGCGGGACCGGGCGAACCTGATGTGGACGCTGGAGAACCGGCCGCCGTCCGGGGGGTCCTTCCTGGTGACGACGTCCCGGCAGGGCGAGGGGAACCTGAAGAGCACGATGAAGTTCATCGACAAGGTGAAGGCGCCCGCGCAGGTCTCCTCGATCGTGCTGGAGAGCGGCGGGCACAACTTCACGACCTGGCGCCGGGAGATCCCGCCGGCCCTGGAGTGGCTGAGCGGGCGTCTCAGCGCGCAGTGAGGGCCCGGGTGGCTCATGCGGTGGTGGGCGCCGGGAGGCTCACGCCGTGGCCACCGTCTCCACCGCCACCTCCGCGCGCGGCAGCGCCTGGGCGTCGGCGTCGATCGAGCGGCGCAGCGCCTCGTGCAGCCGGGCGGGGGTCAGGACGCCGAGGAAGCGGCCCTCGCCCCCCTCGTCGATGACCGCGATCCACCCGGCGTCGTGCTGGAGCATGGTGGCGAACGCCTGCTTCAGCGGGGCGCCGAGCGGAAGCCAGGCCTCCATCCGGCGGGCGTGCTCGCGTACGGAGGCCGTGCCGTCGGCGGGGGTGTCGGCCGGGATCCAGCCGTGCAGGTTCTCCCGGCCGTCCAGGACGACCGCCCAGCGCGCGCCCTCGGAGCGGAGCCGGGCGGTGGCCTCCGCGAGGGTGTCGTCGAGGTGGACGACCGGGGGCCGCTCGAGGTCGCTCTCCTCGATCGGGGTGACCGAGAGCCGCTTGAGCCCGCGGTCGGCGCCGACGAAGTCGGCCACGTACGGGGTGGCGGGGGCGCCGAGGACGGTGGCGGGGGAGTCGAACTGCTCGATGCGGCCGTGCCCGTAGACGGCGATACGGTCACCGAGGCGGACGGCCTCCTCGATGTCGTGGGTGACGAACAGGACGGTTTTACGGACCTGGGCCTGGAGTTTCAGGAATTCGTTCTGGAGCCGCTCGCGGACCACCGGGTCGACCGCTCCGAAAGGCTCGTCCATCAGCAGGACGGGCGGATCGGCGGCCAGGGCGCGGGCGACACCGACGCGTTGGCGCTGTCCGCCGGAGAGCTGTTCCGGATAGCGGTCACCGTAGACGGAGGGGTCGAGTCCGACGAGGTCGAGGAGTTCGGCGGCGCGGGCCCGTGCCTTTCCGCGCTTCCAGCCCAGGAGATGGGGGACGGTCGCGGTGTTCTCCAGGACGGTCTTGTGCGGGAAGAGGCCCACCTGCTGGATCACATAGCCGATACGGCGGCGGAGTTCGACGGGGTCGATGGCGGATATGTCGTCCCCGTCGAGGAATATCGTGCCCTCGGTCGGTTCGATCAGCCGGTTCACCATCTTCATGGTGGTCGTCTTGCCGCAGCCGGAAGGTCCGACGAGCGTGACCAGTTCGCCCTCGGCGACCTCGAAGGAAAGGTCGTCGACGGCGGTGGTGCCGTCCGCGTACCGCTTGGTGACGTGCTCGAAACGGATCATGGGTCCCCATTGTGGCGGGCGTTTCGTGAAGGGCGTGTTGCCGGAATGCGACAGCCTCCGCGATTGTCAGTGGTCGAGGATAGGCTCGCCAGACATCCGTTCGACATCGGGCGCGACGGGGAACACGGCGGAACGTGCCGGGGAATACGGGCGCCACGGGACACGACAGGGAATCGGGAGGTGGGGGCCGGATGGCCGGAGCGAACTGCCTGGCGACGAACGACTGGATCTGCGGCGAGTATCTGCGCTCCCGCAGCCAGGAGTTGACCGACGCCACCGTGCAGCACATCGGGATCACGGTGGTCTCGGTGCTCATCGGGCTCGCGGTCGCCTTCCCGCTGGCGCTGCTCGCCCGCCGGGGCCGTGGCTTCGCCGGACCGGTGCTCGGGCTGACGACGGTCCTCTACACGGTGCCCTCGCTGGCGATGTTCTCGCTGCTGCTGCCCCTGTTCGGGCTCTCCGCCGCGCTCGTCGTCACGGGCCTGGTGCTCTATTCGCTGACCATCCTCGTACGGAACATCCTGGCCGGTCTCGAAGCGGTGCCCCAGGAGGCCAAGGAGGCCGCCCGGGGCATGGGTTACGGGCCGTGGCGGCTGCTGTGGGAGGTGGAGCTGCCGCTCGCGCTGCCCGCGCTGATGGCGGGACTGCGCATAGCCACCGTGTCGACGGTCGCGCTGACCACGGTCGGCTCGCTCGTCGGCAAGGGGGGCCTCGGCAATCTCATCGAGGACGCGCTGCCGAGCTTCTTCAAGGCCCAGGTGCTCACCGCCTCCGTGCTCTGCGTGCTCCTCGCGGTCACCGCCGACCTGCTGCTCCTGGGCCTCCAGCGGCTGCTGACGCCCTGGACGCGTATACCGGCGGCGACGGGGGAGACGCGTACGGGCGGCACAGGCGGGCCGAAGGGCTCGCCCGGTGCTCCGGGCGGTGCTTCGGGTGTTCCGGGCGACGCTCCTGGCGGTTCGGGCGGTCCGGCGGGGACACCCGCCCCGGTGAAGGTGGAGGCGGGCTGACCCGTGGGAGTCATCGGCGACGCCTGGACCTGGCTCACCACCGGGACCAACTGGTCGGGCGACGGCGGCGCCGCACAGCGCCTCGGCGAGCATCTGTACGTGAGCGGGGCCGCCCTCGCGGTGGCCTGCGCCATCGCCCTGCCGATCGCCCTCTGGCTGGGCCACATCGGCAAGGGCGGCGCGCTCGCGGTCAACATCTCCAACGTGGGGCGGGCCGTCCCGGTCTTCGCGGTGCTGGCCCTCTTCATGCTCACGCCCCTGCGCAACTCCGGTTACTGGCCCACGGTCATCGCGCTGGTGCTCTTCGCCGTACCGCCGCTGCTGACCAACGCCTATGTGGGGATGCGGGAGGTGGACCGGTCCGTGGTGGAGGCCGCCCGGGGCATGGGGATGTCCGGCGCGCAGCTCTTCGTCCGGGTCGAGCTGCCGCTCGCCTACCCGTTGATCATGACCGGGCTGCGCTCCGCCGCCGTCCAGGTCGTGGCCACCGCCTCGATCGCCGCCATGGTCGGCCTCGGCGGCCTCGGCCGGATCATCACCGCCGGGTTCAACACCTACGACACCGCCCAGGTCTTCGCGGGTGCGGTCCTGGTCGCCGCGCTGGCCCTGCTGGTGGAAGGGGCGCTGGTGGCGCTGGACCGGGCCCTGTCCCCGCTGCGCCGCCGCCGGCCCGCCTGAGCACGCACCTCTCGCCCCCACCCCCCCACTTCTTCTCACTGGTCACTTTTCCTCTGTTCGGACGGAGAGCAACACATGAGCAGGACCTCGCGGATAGCCGGAGCGGTCATCGGCATGGTGGCGCTGGCAGGGTCGCTGGCGGCCTGCGGCGGCGACACCCTGGAGCAGGAGCGGAGCGGCTCCTCGGGCGGCGACGGCAAGAAGGGCTCGCTCGTCGTCGGCTCGGCCGCCTTCACCGAGTCCAAGGTGCTCGCCGAGCTGTACGCCCAGATTCTGGACGACGCCGGATACAGCACCTCGGTCACCACGGTGAAGAACCGTGAGCTGTACGAGCCCTCGCTGGAGAAGGGCGAGATCGATGTCGTCCCCGAATACGCGGCCACCATCACCGAATTCCTCAACGCCAAGGTGAACGGGGCGGACAAGGCCCAGAACAACCCCCTCGCCTCCCCGGACACCGCCGCCACGGTCGCCGCCCTGGAGAAGCTCGCCGGTCCGCTGGGTCTCAAGGTGCTCCCGGCCGGGAAGGCCGTCGACCAGAACGCCTTCGCGGTATCCGAGGAATTCGCCGCGAAGCACAACCTCAAGACCCTTTCCGATCTCGGGAAGTCGAAGCTGAAGGTGAAGATCGCGGCGGGCGACGAGTGCGAGGTACGGCCCTTCTGCGCACCCGGTCTCAGGAAGACGTACGGCATCGATGTGACGGGTATCGACCCCAAGGGCGTCGGCACCCCGCAGTCCAAGCAGGCCGTCCGGGACGGCAAGGTCGAGCTGGTCCTGACGACGACCACCGACGCGGTCCTGGACGGGCTGGTGTTCCTGGAGGACGACAAGAAGCTCCAGAACGC is a genomic window containing:
- a CDS encoding ABC transporter permease, which codes for MAGANCLATNDWICGEYLRSRSQELTDATVQHIGITVVSVLIGLAVAFPLALLARRGRGFAGPVLGLTTVLYTVPSLAMFSLLLPLFGLSAALVVTGLVLYSLTILVRNILAGLEAVPQEAKEAARGMGYGPWRLLWEVELPLALPALMAGLRIATVSTVALTTVGSLVGKGGLGNLIEDALPSFFKAQVLTASVLCVLLAVTADLLLLGLQRLLTPWTRIPAATGETRTGGTGGPKGSPGAPGGASGVPGDAPGGSGGPAGTPAPVKVEAG
- a CDS encoding ABC transporter permease; translated protein: MGVIGDAWTWLTTGTNWSGDGGAAQRLGEHLYVSGAALAVACAIALPIALWLGHIGKGGALAVNISNVGRAVPVFAVLALFMLTPLRNSGYWPTVIALVLFAVPPLLTNAYVGMREVDRSVVEAARGMGMSGAQLFVRVELPLAYPLIMTGLRSAAVQVVATASIAAMVGLGGLGRIITAGFNTYDTAQVFAGAVLVAALALLVEGALVALDRALSPLRRRRPA
- a CDS encoding ABC transporter ATP-binding protein, translated to MIRFEHVTKRYADGTTAVDDLSFEVAEGELVTLVGPSGCGKTTTMKMVNRLIEPTEGTIFLDGDDISAIDPVELRRRIGYVIQQVGLFPHKTVLENTATVPHLLGWKRGKARARAAELLDLVGLDPSVYGDRYPEQLSGGQRQRVGVARALAADPPVLLMDEPFGAVDPVVRERLQNEFLKLQAQVRKTVLFVTHDIEEAVRLGDRIAVYGHGRIEQFDSPATVLGAPATPYVADFVGADRGLKRLSVTPIEESDLERPPVVHLDDTLAEATARLRSEGARWAVVLDGRENLHGWIPADTPADGTASVREHARRMEAWLPLGAPLKQAFATMLQHDAGWIAVIDEGGEGRFLGVLTPARLHEALRRSIDADAQALPRAEVAVETVATA
- a CDS encoding alpha/beta hydrolase, with product MGLTSKVVLAVAIASAVALFAATVWFWPRLARRSAAAVTGRVGLLLATQLTLFAAVGLAANNAFLFYGSWADLFGQEQELGVVTDHRDGAAGSRHMTRIGTQKPDVPGGGVPSAGGRIDKVVVSGRQSGIESPAYVYLPPEYFQRAYADRTFPAVVVLTGYPGTAENLFKGLRYPRTAHERVKAGKAQPMILVMLRPTVAPPRDTECVDIPKGPQTETFFAKDLPEAVSQTYRVGKQARNWGIIGNSTGGYCALKIGLHHPDRYAASAGLSAYYKAAEDPTTGDLFHGNQALRDRANLMWTLENRPPSGGSFLVTTSRQGEGNLKSTMKFIDKVKAPAQVSSIVLESGGHNFTTWRREIPPALEWLSGRLSAQ
- a CDS encoding ABC transporter substrate-binding protein — translated: MSRTSRIAGAVIGMVALAGSLAACGGDTLEQERSGSSGGDGKKGSLVVGSAAFTESKVLAELYAQILDDAGYSTSVTTVKNRELYEPSLEKGEIDVVPEYAATITEFLNAKVNGADKAQNNPLASPDTAATVAALEKLAGPLGLKVLPAGKAVDQNAFAVSEEFAAKHNLKTLSDLGKSKLKVKIAAGDECEVRPFCAPGLRKTYGIDVTGIDPKGVGTPQSKQAVRDGKVELVLTTTTDAVLDGLVFLEDDKKLQNADNVLPVLNAKDAGAPEIATALQKLTDALTTEDLAELNRKVDAERAKPADVAKEYLESKGLIKK
- a CDS encoding phosphatidylglycerol lysyltransferase domain-containing protein; translated protein: MSVTVDGDKSVSVPPRLRRLLRGPRPESVPTVVGTACTVVGLIDVAAGVFPRFRHSRMHSLAEVLPGALGPFAAALSLSAGILLLLLAHGLKRHKRRAWRAAVVLLPAGAVAQFAYRHSIVGVLVSLTLCALLIRHRDQFRALPDPRSRWRALANFVLLGASSLALGLVIVSVHPGRVVGDPSIADRLQHVLYGLFGVEGPVDYAGRTSWTVAYSLGALGLLTAVTTIYLAFRPEHPAARLTEDDESRLRALLATHGGRDSLGHFALRRDKAVVFSPSGKAAVCYRVVSGVMLAGGDPIGDVEAWPGAIERFMDEAKAHSWTPAVMGCSERGGEVWTRETGLTALELGDEAVVDVADFSLAGRAMRNVRQMVGRIERNGYETRVRRARDIGATELERIRRAAADWRGTDTERGFSMALGRIGDPADGDCVIATAHLPGSEEGPHGDLKAVLHFVPWGRDGMSLELMRRDRSADPGMNELLIVASLQAAGKLGVKQVSLNFAMFRSALARGERLGAGPVLRCWRGLLIFLSRWFQIESLYKFNAKFRPRWEPRFMVFRSSRDLPRIGIAAMQAEGFVNFSLPRPFRPRAQRPCGHTPRTAQEHEVRAA